The Campylobacter concisus genome has a window encoding:
- a CDS encoding fumarate hydratase yields the protein MRTVNVKDIKETVAKLCKQACYVVTPDLKAAFTKAQTTESSSLGKDILGKILQNAKLAEEGVAPICQDTGMTVVFVEIGQDVHIEGGYIEDAINEGVAKGYTEGYLRKSVVAEPLFERKNTTNNTPAVIHTRIVPGDKLKIKVAPKGFGSENKSILKMLVPADGIEGVKKVFLEAVKYAGPNACPPMTIGVGIGGTMDKAALLAKQAAVRPVDSKNADARYAKLEDELLELASKTGVGPQGLGGDTTAIKVNVEWYPTHIAGLPVAININCHAARHADAEL from the coding sequence ATGAGAACGGTAAACGTAAAAGATATAAAAGAGACTGTTGCAAAGCTTTGCAAACAAGCCTGTTACGTTGTTACACCAGATCTAAAGGCTGCTTTTACAAAAGCACAAACCACCGAGAGCTCATCTCTTGGTAAGGATATCTTGGGCAAAATTTTGCAAAATGCCAAGCTAGCAGAAGAGGGCGTTGCGCCTATTTGCCAAGATACGGGCATGACGGTTGTCTTTGTCGAGATCGGTCAGGATGTGCATATCGAGGGCGGATATATCGAAGATGCGATCAACGAAGGCGTTGCAAAGGGCTACACTGAGGGCTATCTTAGAAAATCAGTCGTTGCTGAGCCACTTTTTGAGAGAAAAAACACCACAAACAACACTCCAGCAGTCATCCACACTAGGATCGTCCCAGGCGATAAGCTAAAGATAAAAGTCGCTCCAAAAGGCTTTGGCAGTGAGAACAAATCAATACTAAAAATGCTTGTGCCAGCTGATGGCATAGAGGGCGTTAAAAAGGTATTTTTAGAGGCTGTAAAATACGCTGGACCAAACGCTTGCCCTCCAATGACAATAGGCGTTGGTATAGGCGGCACTATGGATAAAGCTGCACTTCTAGCCAAGCAAGCTGCAGTTCGTCCAGTAGATAGCAAAAATGCCGATGCTAGATATGCAAAACTAGAAGATGAACTTCTTGAGCTTGCTAGCAAAACAGGCGTCGGTCCTCAAGGGCTTGGTGGCGATACAACTGCCATAAAAGTAAATGTCGAGTGGTATCCAACTCACATCGCAGGCCTACCAGTAGCCATAAATATCAACTGCCACGCTGCACGCCACGCAGACGCCGAGCTTTAA
- a CDS encoding sugar transporter — translation MPDKTKLKEGDIFYVYNDYYKRYFFGKILADIKNRLVKRANEGLLWPLDFFSDCYLVAVYKDIADTPVLKSREFIIPGSFIYKSSFNRKNEDGIKWVYYDHEDINYQELEFPEYIVSSNDKICLERGELSIPTSLTRTQYENEFNITGSKTGGINYSNALLLQGLPAYKERIDYSDLRLLPELRKKLYEMIGEDPDMPYYKLALKHGKDLARFYQDKFTHKNR, via the coding sequence ATGCCAGATAAGACAAAACTCAAAGAGGGCGACATATTTTACGTCTATAATGACTACTACAAGAGATATTTCTTTGGCAAAATATTAGCTGATATTAAAAACCGCCTTGTAAAGCGAGCGAATGAGGGCCTTCTTTGGCCGCTTGATTTTTTTAGTGACTGCTACTTGGTTGCTGTTTATAAAGATATAGCAGATACACCGGTGCTAAAAAGCCGTGAATTTATAATCCCGGGTAGCTTCATCTACAAAAGCAGTTTCAACCGCAAAAATGAAGACGGCATAAAGTGGGTGTATTATGATCACGAAGATATCAACTACCAAGAGTTAGAATTTCCAGAGTATATCGTAAGTAGCAATGATAAAATTTGCCTAGAGAGAGGAGAGCTTAGCATACCAACTAGCTTAACTCGCACGCAATATGAAAATGAATTTAACATTACTGGCAGCAAAACTGGCGGCATAAACTACTCAAATGCCCTGCTCTTACAAGGCTTGCCAGCGTATAAAGAGAGGATAGATTATAGCGATCTTCGCCTTTTGCCAGAGCTTCGTAAAAAGCTCTATGAGATGATAGGAGAGGACCCAGACATGCCGTACTACAAGCTAGCATTAAAGCATGGCAAAGATCTAGCACGCTTTTATCAAGATAAATTTACACATAAAAATAGATAA
- a CDS encoding DUF3137 domain-containing protein — MQADELKGIDLSDLDELEKERLAMGQKAFKMIVYGFLGIIVVSGFLASLHLGNLFFFLLIGGVFYLGKTINGLKNELIAKFKQKVVGVIVKNYGLNFSANGGLSLNDFLKIYDADVNRHYAEDMIYGQIDETQFKLCDFYAAKETQGEKRTTTTVKFQGILLKAEFKKELNATIYVCDKKRTSDLRSDGEQAVMDNPKFNELFKTYATDQIAARYALTPKLMENFTTLRTKFNAPLSAVFLKNEIFIAIDLRKDSFEPDLKKPINSNESVQNYISSISDFVEIVRDLELNKNIWKS; from the coding sequence ATGCAAGCAGACGAACTAAAAGGCATCGATCTAAGCGACCTTGACGAGCTTGAAAAAGAGCGTCTTGCTATGGGGCAAAAAGCCTTTAAAATGATAGTTTATGGCTTTCTTGGCATCATAGTTGTAAGTGGTTTTTTGGCATCACTGCACCTTGGAAATTTATTTTTCTTTTTGCTAATCGGCGGAGTTTTTTATCTTGGCAAGACGATAAATGGGCTAAAAAACGAGCTTATAGCAAAATTTAAACAAAAAGTAGTTGGCGTCATCGTAAAAAACTATGGTCTAAATTTCAGCGCAAATGGCGGACTAAGTTTGAATGATTTTTTAAAAATTTATGACGCTGATGTAAATAGACACTACGCAGAAGATATGATCTACGGACAGATCGATGAGACGCAGTTTAAGCTTTGTGATTTTTATGCGGCAAAAGAGACGCAAGGTGAGAAACGCACCACTACAACGGTAAAATTTCAAGGTATTTTACTAAAGGCTGAGTTTAAAAAAGAGCTAAACGCCACGATCTACGTCTGCGATAAAAAGCGAACGTCTGATCTAAGAAGCGATGGCGAGCAAGCTGTGATGGATAACCCTAAATTTAATGAGCTTTTTAAGACCTATGCGACCGATCAGATCGCTGCTAGATACGCTCTGACGCCAAAGTTGATGGAAAATTTCACCACTCTAAGAACTAAATTTAACGCCCCACTCTCGGCAGTGTTTTTAAAAAATGAAATTTTCATCGCGATCGATCTTAGAAAGGATAGCTTTGAGCCTGATCTTAAAAAGCCGATAAACAGCAACGAGAGCGTGCAAAACTACATCTCAAGTATCAGCGACTTTGTGGAGATCGTGCGTGATCTGGAGCTAAACAAAAACATCTGGAAGAGCTAA
- a CDS encoding RidA family protein: MKKQISTKNAPQAIGPYSQAISANGFLFISGQLGVTPAGEFVGSSVEAQAEQSLTNLQNILAEAGLSFDNVVKTTIFLADMADFAKVNVTYAKFFKEPYPARSTVAVKTLPKDALVEIEVIAVC, from the coding sequence ATGAAAAAACAAATTTCAACAAAAAACGCCCCACAAGCGATCGGACCATACTCTCAGGCGATTAGTGCGAATGGATTTTTATTTATCTCGGGTCAGCTTGGCGTCACACCAGCAGGCGAGTTTGTAGGTAGTAGCGTAGAGGCTCAAGCTGAGCAGTCACTTACAAATTTACAAAACATTTTGGCTGAGGCTGGACTTAGTTTTGATAATGTCGTAAAGACTACGATCTTTTTAGCAGATATGGCAGATTTTGCTAAAGTAAATGTCACATACGCTAAATTTTTCAAAGAGCCATATCCTGCTAGAAGCACGGTAGCTGTGAAGACTTTGCCAAAAGATGCACTTGTAGAAATTGAGGTTATCGCGGTTTGCTGA
- a CDS encoding LemA family protein, with amino-acid sequence MNSLVIVILVVAVIFVFFISLYNSLVAKQNQVKSVEAGIDAQLKRRYDLIPNLVATAKEYMVHEKSLLENITALRESARSASTNEEKFELNNKISSLLNGLRVSVENYPDLKANQNLLHIQSTLNEVEEQISAARRAYNSAVEIYNNATQMFPSNIVASMFGFHKDVFFDIPENEAVAPNVGDLFKK; translated from the coding sequence ATGAATTCGTTAGTCATCGTGATACTTGTTGTCGCAGTCATTTTTGTCTTTTTCATCAGCCTTTACAACTCACTTGTTGCAAAGCAAAACCAGGTAAAAAGCGTGGAGGCTGGCATCGACGCGCAGCTAAAAAGAAGATATGACCTCATACCAAATTTAGTAGCTACTGCAAAAGAGTACATGGTGCATGAAAAGAGCCTACTAGAAAACATCACTGCCCTTAGAGAAAGCGCTAGAAGCGCCTCTACAAATGAGGAGAAATTTGAGCTAAATAACAAAATTTCAAGCTTGCTAAATGGTTTAAGAGTGAGCGTAGAAAACTACCCAGATCTAAAAGCAAATCAAAATTTACTTCACATCCAAAGCACACTAAACGAGGTCGAAGAGCAAATTTCAGCTGCGCGCCGTGCCTACAACTCAGCTGTTGAAATTTACAACAACGCCACACAGATGTTTCCTTCAAACATCGTAGCTTCAATGTTTGGCTTTCACAAAGATGTGTTTTTTGATATCCCTGAAAATGAAGCAGTTGCTCCAAACGTCGGTGATCTTTTTAAAAAATAA
- a CDS encoding L-cystine-binding protein TcyA — protein MKTFCNDQAKPLLRFFTKTKSEIRNLKLKQILNEGFILKPQGIFLKAAIRKRQKFEQNKTQNEWSINEIVVFESEYESCEEYFSDVGFFVVKLADKFRTSGISEKLVFAVSFQALQFVTLDSEEFKFIYEDYDESTNSAHIKIYAKRENDEILLYKDRIGGYKTEALIVYEVASSSQDT, from the coding sequence ATGAAAACTTTTTGCAACGATCAAGCAAAGCCACTACTTAGATTTTTTACCAAAACCAAAAGTGAAATTAGAAATTTAAAGCTAAAGCAAATTTTAAACGAGGGCTTTATCTTAAAACCCCAAGGGATATTTTTAAAAGCTGCCATAAGAAAAAGGCAGAAATTTGAGCAAAACAAGACGCAAAATGAGTGGTCGATAAATGAAATAGTAGTTTTTGAAAGCGAGTATGAGAGCTGCGAGGAGTATTTTAGCGATGTGGGGTTTTTTGTAGTGAAGCTGGCTGATAAATTTAGAACAAGTGGCATTAGCGAGAAGTTGGTCTTTGCTGTTTCGTTTCAGGCACTGCAGTTTGTCACGCTGGATAGCGAGGAGTTTAAATTTATATACGAGGACTACGACGAGAGCACAAACTCCGCTCACATTAAAATTTACGCCAAAAGAGAAAACGACGAAATTTTGCTATATAAAGATAGGATAGGGGGCTACAAAACTGAGGCGCTAATCGTTTACGAGGTGGCTAGTAGTAGCCAAGACACATAG
- a CDS encoding Fe-S-containing hydro-lyase, protein MSEVKRITAPFDKEVVKSLKAGDNVLISGTIIAARDAAHKALTEALARGEKLPVELKGETIYYVGPTPAKPNQAIGAAGPTTSGRMDKYTPTMINEVGINGMIGKGYRNDAVVEAMKKSCCVYMVAIGGIGAVISQSIKKYEVLAYPELGPEAVARLTVEDFPAIVAIDCEGNNFYEVGQAPYKKI, encoded by the coding sequence ATGTCAGAAGTAAAAAGAATAACAGCACCATTTGATAAAGAGGTGGTAAAGAGCCTAAAAGCAGGCGACAATGTCCTAATCTCAGGCACTATCATCGCAGCTCGTGACGCCGCTCACAAGGCACTAACAGAGGCTTTAGCACGTGGCGAGAAGTTGCCAGTTGAGCTAAAGGGCGAGACTATCTACTACGTCGGACCAACACCAGCTAAACCAAACCAAGCTATCGGCGCAGCAGGTCCAACAACAAGCGGCAGAATGGACAAATACACACCAACTATGATAAATGAAGTTGGCATAAATGGCATGATCGGCAAGGGATATCGCAACGACGCCGTAGTCGAGGCTATGAAAAAATCATGCTGTGTTTATATGGTCGCTATCGGCGGTATCGGAGCGGTCATTAGCCAAAGCATCAAAAAATATGAAGTACTAGCCTATCCAGAGCTAGGACCAGAGGCAGTCGCAAGGCTCACAGTAGAGGACTTCCCAGCGATAGTCGCTATCGACTGCGAGGGCAATAACTTCTACGAAGTCGGCCAAGCACCTTACAAAAAAATCTAA
- a CDS encoding cysteine permease: MQITLAPNEFLDDYVLGAQLAKNAGISSNAYLFWKNAISAKFENSRIVFIRKKSVPEKFASALQACTPLNGLVPTGVFCSFTSLAPSHLVAKNGSKIYELFEFHEICGIKFLNLKKFYDDLKLSYSYRIYIEKCKFFSPAPFEKRIKLTETMCLGYY, translated from the coding sequence ATGCAAATAACTCTTGCACCAAACGAATTTTTAGATGACTACGTGCTTGGTGCGCAGCTTGCCAAAAACGCTGGCATCTCCTCAAACGCCTACCTCTTTTGGAAAAATGCGATCAGCGCTAAATTTGAAAACTCGCGCATCGTTTTTATTAGAAAAAAGAGCGTCCCAGAGAAATTTGCAAGTGCTTTACAAGCTTGCACGCCCTTAAATGGCCTCGTGCCAACTGGCGTTTTTTGCTCATTTACCTCACTCGCCCCATCCCACCTCGTGGCGAAAAATGGCTCGAAAATTTATGAGCTTTTTGAATTTCATGAAATTTGCGGTATCAAATTTTTAAATTTAAAGAAATTTTATGATGATTTAAAGCTTAGTTACTCGTATAGGATTTACATCGAAAAGTGCAAATTTTTCTCGCCAGCGCCCTTTGAAAAGCGCATAAAACTGACTGAGACTATGTGTCTTGGCTACTACTAG